Proteins encoded within one genomic window of Esox lucius isolate fEsoLuc1 chromosome 12, fEsoLuc1.pri, whole genome shotgun sequence:
- the LOC105013946 gene encoding uncharacterized protein LOC105013946 isoform X1, translating into MVSLMDDSYRKVLLLGAIAAASAFVVTIIIVTVCVGCQRKNKTKHPPVSGEKSTTVDMGALRQPKNSSMSKSDTRLHEINRLPCNGNNGGKNRPASMDLLLLHSRRSTSDLRPPLVRQLPQIPTSPEGEDDLKGEDTLGGQGVRDHTYTEVGIRNSPVQCHDDGLYESVGVREGDAVPPAPPPTLANTPATLRASHSGNGNGNGRGNGRGALSGRGALNGRGALNGRGALNGRGALNGRGALNGRGGGKGHNCVDGVSRSNISAPATVTAQDPVTAEYASIQKVKKVDKATKKESGSADSDDQSSVQSSVGGSPSAPTLTRSQEFPRKQPEAFHLHVFPKEAVFMGNGEQYIWKPPEDHDIITLHPAPAPAGEGRQGYTPTAMEIAETYSTVCKPQKKKSSPETNGAKTLPRNHGSRGENACSGGNGGGNGARGGPAGGARGRGRGVQGGQARSHEEPCYEPVGEKTWPSCVVAESDPAYATIDSHRKRERSGDHGGGLGLNPTLKPRKKPPQQGATSPGAPGQRGPPAVPQAPPTKVLPGGENFYETISDVKQGANSASTTTIFTFNDGMEMYVTGL; encoded by the exons ATGGTGTCTCTGATGGACGACTCCTACCGAAAGGTGCTGTTGCTAGGGGCCATCGCCGCGGCGTCTGCCTTTGTGGTCACAATCATCATCGTGACGGTCTGTGTCGGCTGTCAGAG GAAAAACAAGACCAAGCATCCTCCGGTCAGTGGGGAGAAGAGCACCACGGTTGACATG GGTGCTCTTCGTCAGCCTAAAAATAGTTCTATGAGTAAATCTGACACGAGGTTGCATGAGATCAACCGCCTGCCCTGCAATGGCAACA aTGGGGGTAAGAACCGTCCGGCCAGTAtggacctcctcctcctccacagccGTCGCTCCACCTCTGATCTCCGACCCCCCCTGGTCCGCCAACTCCCCCAGATCCCCACCAGCCCTGAGGGGGAGGACGATCTCAAGGGGGAAGACACCCTCGGAGGTCAGGGGGTCAGAGACCACACGTACACTGAGGTCGGGATCCGGAACTCACCGGTCCAGTGCCACGACGACGGGCTGTATGAGAGTGTAGGGGTCCGGGAGGGGGACGCTGTCCCCCCCGCCCCTCCGCCCACGTTGGCCAACACCCCGGCGACGCTGAGGGCCTCTCACAGCGGGAATGGGAAC GGGAACGGCAGAGGGAACGGCAGAGGAGCTTTAAGCGGCAGAGGAGCTCTAAACGGCAGAGGAGCTCTAAACGGCAGAGGAGCTCTAAACGGCAGAGGAGCTCTAAACGGCAGAGGAGCTTTAAACGGCAGAGGAGGGGGGAAGGGGCACAACTGTGTCGACGGTGTCAGCAGATCTAACATCTCGGCGCCGGCCACTGTGACCGCCCAGGACCCGGTAACGGCTGAGTACGCCTCCATACAGAAGGTCAAGAAG GTGGACAAAGCAACGAAGAAGGAGAGCGGGAGCGCCGATTCGGATGACCAGTCGAGTGTCCAGTCGAGTGTGGGAGGGTCACCCTCCGCCCCGACACTGACCCGCAGTCAGGAGTTCCCACGGAAACAGCCTGAGGCGTTCCACCTGCATGTCTTTCCCAAG GAGGCGGTGTTCATGGGGAACGGGGAGCAGTACATCTGGAAGCCCCCTGAGGACCATGACATCATCACCCTGCACCCAGCACCAGCCCCAGCGGGTGAAGGGAGACAGGGATACACACCCACAGCCATGGAG ATCGCCGAAACCTACTCTACCGTGTGCAAACCCCAGAAGAAAAAATCTTCCCCGGAAACGAATGGAGCAAAGACCCTCCCACGCAACCACGGCTCTCGGGGGGAGAATGCATGCAGTGGGGGGAACGGGGGAGGGAACGGGGCAAGGGGCGGTCCAGCCGGGGGAGCGAGGGGCCGGGGCCGGGGGGTCCAGGGCGGCCAGGCCCGATCCCATGAGGAGCCCTGCTACGAGCCAGTCGGTGAGAAGACCTGGCCCTCCTGCGTGGTGGCCGAGTCTGACCCGGCATATGCCACCATCGACTCCCATCGGAAACGCGAGCGGTCGGGAGACCACGGCGGGGGTCTGGGGTTGAACCCCACCCTGAAGCCCAGGAAGAAGCCTCCTCAGCAGGGAGCGACGTCTCCGGGGGCACCTGGTCAACGGGGACCTCCAGCAGTACCCCAGGCACCTCCAACCAAGGTCCTGCCTGGAGGGGAAAACTTCTATGAGACCATAAGCGACGTGAAACAAGGGGCCAACAGCGCCAGCACCACCACCATCTTCACCTTCAACGACGGGATGGAGATGTATGTCACCGGCCTGTAG
- the LOC105013946 gene encoding uncharacterized protein LOC105013946 isoform X2: protein MAKKNKTKHPPVSGEKSTTVDMGALRQPKNSSMSKSDTRLHEINRLPCNGNNGGKNRPASMDLLLLHSRRSTSDLRPPLVRQLPQIPTSPEGEDDLKGEDTLGGQGVRDHTYTEVGIRNSPVQCHDDGLYESVGVREGDAVPPAPPPTLANTPATLRASHSGNGNGNGRGNGRGALSGRGALNGRGALNGRGALNGRGALNGRGALNGRGGGKGHNCVDGVSRSNISAPATVTAQDPVTAEYASIQKVKKVDKATKKESGSADSDDQSSVQSSVGGSPSAPTLTRSQEFPRKQPEAFHLHVFPKEAVFMGNGEQYIWKPPEDHDIITLHPAPAPAGEGRQGYTPTAMEIAETYSTVCKPQKKKSSPETNGAKTLPRNHGSRGENACSGGNGGGNGARGGPAGGARGRGRGVQGGQARSHEEPCYEPVGEKTWPSCVVAESDPAYATIDSHRKRERSGDHGGGLGLNPTLKPRKKPPQQGATSPGAPGQRGPPAVPQAPPTKVLPGGENFYETISDVKQGANSASTTTIFTFNDGMEMYVTGL from the exons ATGGCAAA GAAAAACAAGACCAAGCATCCTCCGGTCAGTGGGGAGAAGAGCACCACGGTTGACATG GGTGCTCTTCGTCAGCCTAAAAATAGTTCTATGAGTAAATCTGACACGAGGTTGCATGAGATCAACCGCCTGCCCTGCAATGGCAACA aTGGGGGTAAGAACCGTCCGGCCAGTAtggacctcctcctcctccacagccGTCGCTCCACCTCTGATCTCCGACCCCCCCTGGTCCGCCAACTCCCCCAGATCCCCACCAGCCCTGAGGGGGAGGACGATCTCAAGGGGGAAGACACCCTCGGAGGTCAGGGGGTCAGAGACCACACGTACACTGAGGTCGGGATCCGGAACTCACCGGTCCAGTGCCACGACGACGGGCTGTATGAGAGTGTAGGGGTCCGGGAGGGGGACGCTGTCCCCCCCGCCCCTCCGCCCACGTTGGCCAACACCCCGGCGACGCTGAGGGCCTCTCACAGCGGGAATGGGAAC GGGAACGGCAGAGGGAACGGCAGAGGAGCTTTAAGCGGCAGAGGAGCTCTAAACGGCAGAGGAGCTCTAAACGGCAGAGGAGCTCTAAACGGCAGAGGAGCTCTAAACGGCAGAGGAGCTTTAAACGGCAGAGGAGGGGGGAAGGGGCACAACTGTGTCGACGGTGTCAGCAGATCTAACATCTCGGCGCCGGCCACTGTGACCGCCCAGGACCCGGTAACGGCTGAGTACGCCTCCATACAGAAGGTCAAGAAG GTGGACAAAGCAACGAAGAAGGAGAGCGGGAGCGCCGATTCGGATGACCAGTCGAGTGTCCAGTCGAGTGTGGGAGGGTCACCCTCCGCCCCGACACTGACCCGCAGTCAGGAGTTCCCACGGAAACAGCCTGAGGCGTTCCACCTGCATGTCTTTCCCAAG GAGGCGGTGTTCATGGGGAACGGGGAGCAGTACATCTGGAAGCCCCCTGAGGACCATGACATCATCACCCTGCACCCAGCACCAGCCCCAGCGGGTGAAGGGAGACAGGGATACACACCCACAGCCATGGAG ATCGCCGAAACCTACTCTACCGTGTGCAAACCCCAGAAGAAAAAATCTTCCCCGGAAACGAATGGAGCAAAGACCCTCCCACGCAACCACGGCTCTCGGGGGGAGAATGCATGCAGTGGGGGGAACGGGGGAGGGAACGGGGCAAGGGGCGGTCCAGCCGGGGGAGCGAGGGGCCGGGGCCGGGGGGTCCAGGGCGGCCAGGCCCGATCCCATGAGGAGCCCTGCTACGAGCCAGTCGGTGAGAAGACCTGGCCCTCCTGCGTGGTGGCCGAGTCTGACCCGGCATATGCCACCATCGACTCCCATCGGAAACGCGAGCGGTCGGGAGACCACGGCGGGGGTCTGGGGTTGAACCCCACCCTGAAGCCCAGGAAGAAGCCTCCTCAGCAGGGAGCGACGTCTCCGGGGGCACCTGGTCAACGGGGACCTCCAGCAGTACCCCAGGCACCTCCAACCAAGGTCCTGCCTGGAGGGGAAAACTTCTATGAGACCATAAGCGACGTGAAACAAGGGGCCAACAGCGCCAGCACCACCACCATCTTCACCTTCAACGACGGGATGGAGATGTATGTCACCGGCCTGTAG